Proteins co-encoded in one Spirosoma endbachense genomic window:
- a CDS encoding trypsin-like peptidase domain-containing protein gives MATIVDRFVIRHLTGTKANQVEEFDYKKYTELTFGRAATNLVRFDPERDSAVSREHGKLVRDTEQPLSFSVVDNNSRNGIFVNKSRVIGSAVVQPGDEIQLGNGGPVFQFDLNPRPVELMMSTRIMDMAVSGKPTTELSLAEAGNELNDTDLMAPHKVGLGKQTVERMMVTERRQTTRTMMLSVAVVLVLLSGLGYAFRDKFGERKTIVITNKPVIPVVKTDNGLTPEQIASANTSKVVFIEFGYKLTYTPTGDDIYHEYMPVKQRDGSIVNVAMYIETSPGKVEPLLGLKRNVAVGKPIAMAGASGTGFVVSPQGHIMTNRHVAAAWNSYYDFPKDAFPGVLLVQGAKGWEVSPNLVQEFRWVPSETQFFGRKPMSGKVIEGENTYIDVTFNKNEQRFPAQGKPIVSNKHDVAIIKIDLPETLSPVKLRDADKGIAAGQPITVMGYPGISPDVFVGEYSSDFANRNPQIVKVPDVTVTPGNVGKILRGQSVGKAAAYYSEFGDYYQLTVNATGSGNSGGPVFDIDGNAIGIFSASTSRDDATRITFAVPIKYGLELMGRRQVVE, from the coding sequence ATGGCAACTATAGTAGATCGTTTCGTTATCCGGCACCTCACCGGAACCAAAGCTAATCAGGTCGAAGAGTTCGACTACAAAAAATACACAGAACTCACCTTTGGTCGTGCTGCCACGAACCTCGTTCGGTTTGATCCCGAACGCGATTCAGCCGTATCGCGGGAGCACGGCAAACTGGTTCGGGATACCGAACAGCCGTTATCCTTCAGTGTGGTTGACAACAATTCGCGCAATGGAATTTTCGTCAACAAGAGTCGGGTCATTGGATCAGCCGTGGTTCAACCCGGCGATGAAATTCAACTCGGAAACGGTGGACCTGTTTTTCAATTTGACCTTAACCCCCGTCCGGTCGAATTAATGATGAGTACCCGTATTATGGACATGGCCGTTTCGGGCAAACCAACAACGGAGCTTAGTCTGGCTGAAGCCGGTAATGAATTGAACGATACCGATCTGATGGCTCCACATAAAGTGGGCTTAGGCAAGCAAACGGTGGAGCGGATGATGGTGACCGAGCGTCGGCAAACCACGCGTACGATGATGCTAAGCGTAGCGGTTGTATTGGTACTTCTCTCTGGCTTAGGCTACGCCTTCCGCGATAAATTCGGCGAACGCAAAACCATCGTCATCACCAACAAACCGGTTATTCCGGTGGTCAAAACCGACAATGGACTAACCCCTGAACAGATCGCTTCGGCCAATACCAGCAAAGTGGTTTTCATTGAATTTGGCTATAAACTGACGTACACACCCACCGGCGACGATATCTACCACGAGTATATGCCTGTCAAACAGAGAGATGGCAGCATTGTTAACGTGGCCATGTATATCGAAACATCGCCGGGTAAGGTGGAGCCGCTGCTGGGCCTGAAGCGAAATGTAGCCGTTGGCAAACCAATTGCGATGGCCGGTGCCAGCGGAACTGGATTTGTTGTGTCGCCCCAGGGGCACATCATGACGAATCGCCATGTGGCTGCGGCCTGGAACTCTTACTATGATTTCCCCAAAGATGCTTTCCCTGGCGTATTGTTAGTGCAAGGCGCAAAAGGATGGGAAGTCAGCCCGAACCTCGTGCAGGAATTCCGGTGGGTACCTTCTGAAACGCAGTTTTTTGGCAGAAAACCCATGTCGGGTAAAGTTATTGAGGGCGAGAACACCTACATCGACGTAACGTTCAACAAAAACGAGCAGCGTTTCCCGGCCCAGGGCAAGCCCATTGTTTCGAACAAGCATGATGTAGCAATCATTAAGATCGATCTTCCTGAAACACTCAGCCCGGTAAAACTGCGCGACGCTGATAAAGGTATTGCCGCTGGCCAACCCATTACGGTAATGGGCTATCCCGGAATTTCACCCGATGTGTTTGTCGGCGAATATTCCTCTGACTTTGCGAACCGCAATCCTCAGATCGTTAAAGTGCCCGACGTTACGGTCACACCCGGCAACGTTGGTAAGATTCTGCGCGGCCAGTCTGTGGGTAAAGCGGCCGCTTACTACAGCGAATTTGGTGACTACTACCAGCTTACAGTCAATGCAACAGGGTCGGGCAATAGCGGAGGGCCAGTATTTGATATCGATGGAAACGCCATTGGAATTTTCTCGGCCAGCACAAGCCGGGACGACGCCACCCGAATCACCTTCGCCGTCCCGATCAAATATGGTCTGGAACTGATGGGCCGTCGGCAGGTTGTTGAATGA
- a CDS encoding tetratricopeptide repeat-containing sensor histidine kinase → MRYLLLFFLTSTVAVAQNPIIDSLRRELTKLPTDSNRVKTLHELATNLWWNGYDSIAIQTLRQGMKVAQQVKYPTGEIRARLALARIEADYLSDTKSAHAQLDTAQQMAITIHDLSLQGQVFLRRAQLYENIMDKLPVARTLLDKALQKFKQAPDRKWEAQAYNEMAIMKMGEGNYVAAINFWLNAQRIQESIGDWKGLRATLPNLGAVYIKLNRYTEAMACFTEAEKVADRLNDTMIRTFILSRKGEIFEKKGEYATALPLYLQQVKAYSNPYLPGNLARAYGAVGRMYIQLNQYDKALHYTKLSQDTYRKTVEKTQEAMEHNAQANFGKIYLALKQYDRTVSSAREGLAWTENVREMRPERTEYLRQLSDAYDHLKQPAKALYYFKRYKAEADTMLNEEAMQKATVASMTFDFEKKQQVVRLQQARQQARIQLLENDNLEKTRNFLIVLLLLSAGILGFVFWNNRRLRTRNEELSRKNAEIEAALYRGQTIERKRVASELHDSVASKVSALKWRFEAFDTSQFDTDQHREHARLLEHMGEVYDDIRAISHNLMPEILEKQGLQAALIKLTDTLNVQNRTRFLIEVEKSGEDVRGKTAYELYAITLELVNNILKHARARQADISLFRQNGFLALTVQDDGQGFSLENQKDGIGLQNIQSRLERLGGTYLISNRDQGGTLVNVQIPMAG, encoded by the coding sequence ATGCGCTATCTTTTGCTCTTCTTTCTGACCAGTACTGTAGCGGTTGCCCAGAATCCGATAATCGATTCATTACGTCGTGAGCTAACCAAATTGCCAACGGACAGCAACCGGGTGAAAACGTTACACGAACTGGCAACTAATCTTTGGTGGAACGGATACGATTCAATCGCAATCCAGACCCTTCGTCAGGGGATGAAGGTGGCCCAGCAGGTGAAGTACCCAACCGGTGAGATCCGTGCCCGGTTGGCGCTGGCCCGCATCGAAGCCGATTACTTATCGGATACGAAATCTGCACATGCTCAACTAGATACAGCTCAGCAAATGGCAATAACTATCCATGATTTATCCTTACAGGGGCAAGTGTTTCTTCGGCGGGCTCAACTGTATGAGAATATCATGGACAAACTTCCCGTAGCCAGAACGTTGCTGGATAAAGCGCTTCAGAAGTTCAAGCAGGCACCAGACCGTAAATGGGAGGCCCAGGCTTATAACGAAATGGCCATCATGAAAATGGGAGAAGGGAATTATGTCGCTGCGATTAATTTCTGGCTTAACGCACAGCGCATTCAGGAATCGATTGGAGACTGGAAAGGGTTACGGGCTACTTTGCCCAACCTGGGCGCGGTGTATATTAAACTCAATCGGTATACAGAAGCAATGGCCTGTTTTACCGAAGCCGAAAAGGTAGCTGACCGGTTGAACGACACCATGATCCGGACATTTATTCTGAGCCGGAAAGGGGAGATTTTTGAGAAAAAAGGAGAGTATGCCACAGCCCTGCCCTTATACCTACAGCAGGTAAAGGCGTATTCGAACCCGTATCTGCCCGGCAATCTGGCCAGAGCCTATGGAGCCGTTGGGCGGATGTATATTCAGCTGAACCAATACGACAAAGCGCTTCACTACACAAAATTATCGCAGGATACCTACCGAAAAACGGTCGAAAAAACGCAGGAAGCGATGGAACATAATGCGCAGGCCAACTTCGGGAAAATTTATCTGGCACTGAAGCAGTACGATCGCACGGTTTCCTCCGCCCGGGAGGGACTGGCATGGACAGAAAATGTCCGCGAAATGCGCCCTGAACGAACCGAATACCTGCGTCAGTTGTCGGACGCCTACGACCACCTGAAGCAGCCAGCCAAAGCACTTTATTACTTTAAACGTTACAAAGCAGAAGCTGACACTATGCTCAATGAAGAGGCTATGCAAAAGGCGACGGTTGCCAGCATGACATTTGATTTTGAGAAAAAACAGCAGGTTGTCCGGCTACAACAGGCTCGTCAGCAGGCGCGGATTCAATTGCTGGAAAACGATAATCTGGAAAAAACCAGAAATTTCCTGATTGTTTTGCTGCTGCTTAGTGCTGGCATACTGGGTTTTGTGTTCTGGAATAATCGGCGGTTACGGACCAGAAATGAGGAGTTGTCGCGGAAGAATGCCGAAATCGAAGCGGCTTTGTATAGGGGACAGACGATTGAACGAAAACGGGTCGCGAGCGAATTGCACGACAGCGTGGCCTCTAAAGTGTCGGCATTGAAATGGCGGTTCGAAGCGTTCGATACATCGCAGTTTGATACGGATCAGCATCGCGAACACGCTCGTCTGCTGGAGCATATGGGCGAAGTGTATGACGATATTCGGGCCATTTCTCATAATCTGATGCCCGAAATTCTGGAGAAACAGGGACTTCAGGCGGCCCTGATCAAACTCACCGATACGCTTAACGTACAGAATAGAACCCGGTTTTTGATTGAAGTAGAGAAATCGGGAGAAGACGTACGGGGTAAAACCGCTTATGAACTTTATGCGATCACCCTCGAACTGGTCAATAACATACTGAAACATGCCCGAGCGCGGCAGGCCGATATTTCCTTATTTCGGCAAAATGGCTTTCTGGCACTTACGGTTCAGGACGATGGGCAGGGTTTTAGTCTGGAAAATCAGAAGGACGGTATTGGTCTCCAGAACATTCAGTCCCGGCTGGAGCGGCTGGGCGGAACCTATCTGATCTCCAATCGGGATCAGGGTGGTACGCTGGTCAATGTACAGATTCCGATGGCTGGATAG
- a CDS encoding 3-keto-disaccharide hydrolase — protein sequence MKVSYLLICLFLFLFSINGQGQELATSKSLEGRWDIVVDMAGKRSPAWLEIRHSGNHTLVGRVMFLFGSARPIAKINYTNGKFDFSVPPQWDKGDVDLQFEGTVSADSLTGTVKYVDNKVYTWTGGRAPALRRNKAPQWGSPLQLINGKDTQGWHTATQNQWVVEAGVLKSPKPGANLITDKVFTDFKLHAEFRYPKGGNSGIYLRGRYEVQLTDSKGLEPLDDQFSGVYGLLSPNEMVAKDAGEWQSIDITLIGRRVTIVANGIPVITDQVIPGITGGALDSREGEPGPIMLQGDHEPIEFRNISIIPVKP from the coding sequence ATGAAAGTCAGCTATTTATTGATTTGTCTCTTCTTATTCCTCTTCTCAATTAACGGTCAGGGGCAGGAACTAGCAACGTCTAAATCGTTAGAAGGCAGATGGGATATTGTGGTTGACATGGCCGGTAAACGATCACCGGCCTGGTTGGAAATAAGGCATTCAGGAAATCACACACTCGTTGGGCGGGTGATGTTCCTGTTTGGCAGTGCCCGGCCCATTGCAAAGATTAACTATACCAATGGGAAGTTTGACTTCTCGGTCCCGCCCCAGTGGGATAAGGGCGACGTCGACCTTCAGTTTGAAGGGACCGTTAGCGCCGACTCCCTGACCGGAACCGTTAAATACGTCGATAATAAGGTGTATACGTGGACAGGTGGCAGAGCCCCTGCTCTTCGGAGAAATAAAGCTCCTCAATGGGGTAGTCCGCTACAGCTAATCAATGGAAAAGATACGCAGGGCTGGCATACAGCCACTCAAAATCAATGGGTTGTAGAGGCCGGTGTGTTAAAAAGCCCAAAACCGGGTGCCAACCTGATTACCGATAAAGTATTCACTGATTTTAAATTGCATGCCGAGTTTCGTTACCCCAAAGGAGGGAATAGCGGGATATACCTTCGGGGACGCTATGAAGTACAGCTAACTGACAGTAAAGGATTAGAGCCGCTTGACGATCAATTTAGCGGTGTTTATGGCCTTTTGTCACCCAATGAAATGGTCGCCAAAGATGCTGGCGAATGGCAATCCATTGACATTACCCTCATTGGACGAAGAGTAACCATAGTAGCCAATGGCATTCCTGTAATCACAGACCAGGTGATTCCCGGTATTACGGGCGGTGCACTGGATAGTCGGGAAGGGGAGCCCGGTCCTATCATGCTACAGGGTGACCACGAGCCTATCGAATTTCGAAATATTTCGATAATCCCGGTTAAACCGTAG
- a CDS encoding response regulator: MPSSIRVLLTDDHEIILDSLSLLLSRIEGVEVVGTLIDSRKVVDFLHVNDVDILLTDMDMPDLNGINLTLKVRQLFPNLKILMLTVSEDADNIREAFRAGISGYVMKKAGKAELEKALRTIARGEKYFSESVMTQLVALPVEPIRPTDEAPALLTPLTDREIEIIRLVAQELSTNAIADTLFISPGTVETHRHNILRKLGVKNSIGIIKYALKHGIL; encoded by the coding sequence GTCCTATTAACGGACGATCACGAAATTATTTTAGATAGCCTATCACTTTTATTGAGCCGCATCGAGGGCGTAGAGGTCGTAGGCACGCTGATTGACAGCCGGAAAGTGGTTGATTTTTTGCACGTAAATGACGTTGATATCCTGTTGACCGATATGGATATGCCCGACCTGAATGGCATCAATCTGACGCTAAAAGTTCGGCAGCTTTTCCCGAACCTTAAGATTCTGATGTTAACCGTTTCCGAAGATGCGGATAATATTCGGGAGGCTTTTCGGGCTGGCATTTCGGGTTACGTCATGAAAAAAGCCGGTAAAGCCGAACTTGAAAAAGCCCTTCGTACGATTGCAAGGGGCGAAAAATACTTTTCTGAATCGGTTATGACCCAGTTGGTAGCCTTACCTGTAGAGCCAATTCGCCCAACCGACGAAGCACCTGCCCTACTTACCCCGCTCACCGACCGCGAAATTGAAATCATCCGACTCGTTGCGCAGGAACTCTCCACCAATGCCATTGCCGATACGTTGTTTATCAGCCCTGGCACCGTAGAGACCCATCGCCACAACATCCTTCGCAAACTAGGCGTCAAAAATTCAATCGGTATCATCAAGTACGCCCTTAAGCACGGGATTTTGTGA